The nucleotide sequence CCACCCAGTGCGCCATTTTGTCTTGGAGCAGACGCGGGAATTCCTCTAAGGACCAGCATTCCAGACTGGCCGGGTCCTCCCACAAACTCTTGAGTTCTTCCGGAGCCTCGCGGTAGGCCCGCACATTGAAGTCCAAAACATTGCAGTGAAAGCCCGCGGCCTTCAGACTACTCGCAAGGGAGGCCAAACCCAGCGGCGGCATATCCACCCCCCAGGCCGGGCAACTGACTAGGAGAATCCTCGGCCGCCTCCGCAAAAAACCAGGGACAGGTCTCGCCATCCCTTTACCCCGCATTGGGTTACGCAAGGTCCGTCCCCTTCCCGGCGTATTGGAGCACCGTATCCAGCAATCGCCTTTCCCAAGGCCGCAACCTGTCCATCACGTGCTTCATCCCAAGATTTTCTCCAAGATTGTCGCAGCTTTTGTAACAACCCACGCGGCACTTCGGGTCGTTGCCGATAATTTTGAAAAACGGATCCTCGGCTTTACTGGGCACCAAGGCATGCCGCCGAAACTCTTTTTGGCGTTCGCCATTCCAAATTGTTGAGAAGTCTGATTCGTAGATATTGCCGATCGGAAATTTGTGGCTCTTAAGACAGGAACTCACATTGCCCTCGGCTGTAATACGCGCATAGGTCCAGCCCACGTAACAAGGCAGGTTATCCACAAAGCCGCTATCATACTCCGCCTGCTCCGCCCGAGGATCTGCCAGACGGCGCGTGAAGTGTTCCCAGTTCAGGACTTGGCAGGTCCCCACACGGCAAGCGTCTTCCATGCGCGTTTCAATGCGCCGGCACAATGCGCGCGCCTCTTCAAGCTGTTCTGCGTTAAGCAAAAGAGAGTCCGTAAGCCCCCCCACGGTGTCGGTTACCGTAAACTCCACCGCATCGGAGCCGGTCTCCAGGGCAAAATCAAGCATGGGCTCCAGATCCAGGTAATTGAGGTTGTTCACCACATGGTAAACCTTGGTGTATCCCGTTCCGCGCGGTTTAAGTTGATTGAGGAGGTTGAGATTTCTCTTGAGACGGAGAAAGGCAGCCTCGTCCTTGTTCGGATGCGTGAGCGCATAAATCGACGGCGTGCCCGCCCAAACACTCACCGTATAGGAATCAATCCCAATTTCGCCCAAGCGTTGGATTGTTTCCTCCCCTCTTATGAGCGTAAAATTGGTGTTCAAGAACAGCTTAAGACTGTGTTGCCTCTTGGCGTATTCGAGAAAGTCCAGGATGCGCGGATGCATCATAGGCTCCCCACCGCCCGCAATGTACAGAGCCCGTGTGCCGGATCCCGCCAGTTGATCCACCACCCGCGTCAGAAGCTCATAAGGAAGCATCTGGCCTTTGACCGGCGCTCTGAACTTGTGCTCGCCCAGAAGATCCGAATGGCACCAACACCCCACGCAGTTGCTGTTGCAATCATTCGTAGGATCAATCTGCACGAGGTCCGGGCCTTTGAATGCGTGCTGCCCGTGAAGCACTCCCAGCACAGTGAGATAACGGCTGAAAATCCGTTTGAGGCTTAAACGCTCTCGAAGCTTCCGGAAGAGCTTCCGGAATGAACCGAGGAAGCCGTGACGTTGCAGGCCGGAACGAAGACGCCTCAAGCCCCCTCCTCCCCATCGCATTCGCACATAATCCATACCGGTGATCAGCGCGGCGCGCAAGCCTTCCTCTTTAATAGAGAGGATCAAACGCTGCCCGAGCCGCACGGGCGTCAAGGCAGGAGTCTGCCCCGTGCCGCGCATCCAAACATGTTGCCGCCAACGCCGGTAAGCTCCCTGCTTGGCCTGCTCCAGCTCCTTGGCACTTACGTGCGCAGTCTCAATCACGCTGTTGTGGTTCCCGTCGTAACGCGACCAATCCAGTGTATTAATCAGTCCCTCGCGCTTGAGGTCTTCAAAATACCAAGTGCCGGGAAAGGGTGTGGTGATGGAAAACTGGAGCGTATCCGGACTCACGTGCATGGCATAATCCACAGTGCGTTTCAGCGTCTCTTGAGTCTCCCCGGGCAAGCCCAACGTAAAGGTAAGATGAGTCTTGATCCCCGCCTTCTGCGTGCAACGCACCATCCGGTCGTTTTCCTCAAAATTCATATTCTTGCGAATCGCATCCAAGAGCTTCTGATCCGCGGATTCCACGCCGTACTTGACCGCGGCCAGGCCGGAGGCGGCGAGAGCCTCGAGAATCTCTTCGGTCATCAGGTCCGCGCGCCCCATCATGGCCCAGGGCACTCGGATCCGGCCGTTGCGCCGGCGGTCCTGAAGCCTGCGCGCAAATTCCAGGGTGCGCTGCCGGGAAATATTGAAAGTGTCGTCATCAAAATAGACGGATTGGAAGCCGAGCGTGTGCACACAGTATTCCATCTCGTCGAGAATATCCTCCACAGAACGCATGCGGTAATTGGAGCCTCCGTACATAATCTGCGGCCACGCACAAAAGCCGCATTGATAAGGGCAGCCGCGGGAAGCGAGCATCTGCACACCAGGGTGCGGGATGCCCCCCGGGTTGTCCTTATAAGCATGCATGGGGAGACCGTCGCGCATGGGCCAGGGCAGCCAATCCAAATCCTCGATGAGTTTTTGGGAGCCGTTGTTCACCACAATCGCGCCGTTGTAGCGAAAGCTCATACTGGGAATAGATTCAAATTGCCTTTTGCCTTCGAGCTCACGCACCAGATTCAGCAAGGTATGTTCGTACTCGCCGTGCATCACAAACTGCACGCGTTTTTGACGCTCGAAAAATTCCTTTTCCCGGATGGTGACTTCCGGCCCGGCCAAAGCAATGGGCAAGTCTTTAGGAAGGCCGTTCAGGAGCCGCAAGTCGTGGGCGAGCGACGGCGTTGAGGTCTCGGCAACCAACAAATCCGGAGCCTCGGCCCGGACCTTGTCCAGAAATAGTGACTCGGGCATCTGCCCGGCAAGGGCATCGATTAGGCGCACTTGATGGCCCTCGCGTTCCAGAAGGGCGGCACTGTAGGCTAAATAGAAAGGAAAGGGCTGATAATCGCGCTCATGGGCTTCTTTGAGGTGAGGCCAGCGGGAGCCGGCACGCACTCCCCAGCGCCCGCGCCGATGCCACGGAGGATTTGTCAGAAGAATCTTCATTAGCCAGTTCTAACACGGGGTCCAAATGCGGTCAAGAAAACAGTACCGTTTTAGTCCTACATCC is from Candidatus Omnitrophota bacterium and encodes:
- a CDS encoding radical SAM protein encodes the protein MKILLTNPPWHRRGRWGVRAGSRWPHLKEAHERDYQPFPFYLAYSAALLEREGHQVRLIDALAGQMPESLFLDKVRAEAPDLLVAETSTPSLAHDLRLLNGLPKDLPIALAGPEVTIREKEFFERQKRVQFVMHGEYEHTLLNLVRELEGKRQFESIPSMSFRYNGAIVVNNGSQKLIEDLDWLPWPMRDGLPMHAYKDNPGGIPHPGVQMLASRGCPYQCGFCAWPQIMYGGSNYRMRSVEDILDEMEYCVHTLGFQSVYFDDDTFNISRQRTLEFARRLQDRRRNGRIRVPWAMMGRADLMTEEILEALAASGLAAVKYGVESADQKLLDAIRKNMNFEENDRMVRCTQKAGIKTHLTFTLGLPGETQETLKRTVDYAMHVSPDTLQFSITTPFPGTWYFEDLKREGLINTLDWSRYDGNHNSVIETAHVSAKELEQAKQGAYRRWRQHVWMRGTGQTPALTPVRLGQRLILSIKEEGLRAALITGMDYVRMRWGGGGLRRLRSGLQRHGFLGSFRKLFRKLRERLSLKRIFSRYLTVLGVLHGQHAFKGPDLVQIDPTNDCNSNCVGCWCHSDLLGEHKFRAPVKGQMLPYELLTRVVDQLAGSGTRALYIAGGGEPMMHPRILDFLEYAKRQHSLKLFLNTNFTLIRGEETIQRLGEIGIDSYTVSVWAGTPSIYALTHPNKDEAAFLRLKRNLNLLNQLKPRGTGYTKVYHVVNNLNYLDLEPMLDFALETGSDAVEFTVTDTVGGLTDSLLLNAEQLEEARALCRRIETRMEDACRVGTCQVLNWEHFTRRLADPRAEQAEYDSGFVDNLPCYVGWTYARITAEGNVSSCLKSHKFPIGNIYESDFSTIWNGERQKEFRRHALVPSKAEDPFFKIIGNDPKCRVGCYKSCDNLGENLGMKHVMDRLRPWERRLLDTVLQYAGKGTDLA